A genomic window from Pyxicephalus adspersus chromosome 2, UCB_Pads_2.0, whole genome shotgun sequence includes:
- the CANX gene encoding calnexin isoform X2 — MDSKWLLLATFLIVGLVTIKAHGGDHHHHHDHDHDHDHDHDDGLDIDDDLDDVEGEESKPETSTPPPAPKVTYKAPVPTGEVYFAESFDKGTTEGWILSRAKKDDTDDEIAKYDGKWEVAEMKETRLPGDKGLVLMSRAKHHAISSKLKKPFIFDKKPLIVQYEVNFQSGIECGGAYVKLLSKTSDQSLEQFHDKTPYTIMFGPDKCGEDYKLHFIFRHKNPKTGQYEEKHAKRPDTDLKSYFSDKRTHLYTLVLNPDNSFEILVDQTVVNSGNLLNDVNPPVNPPNEIEDPDDKKPEDWDERPKIADPDAVKPDDWDEDAPAKIPDESAVKPDGWLDDEPEYIADPDAEKPEDWDEDMDGEWEAPQVANPKCESAPGCGAWQRPMIDNPNYKGKWKAPMIDNPSYQGIWKPRKIPNPDFFEDLEPFKMTPFFAVGLELWSMTSDIFFDNFIVCSDRAVADEWANAGWGLKKAADGAAEPSVVGQMMAAAEERPWLWIVYILTVALPVFLVILFCCSGKKPADARHKKTDSPQPDVKEEEEEEEKETNKEAEEENLEEQAGEEGQGDAENGSQEEEEEEEVEEQNPTPKEKEDLNRSPRNRKPRRD; from the exons ATGGATTCAAAGTGGCTGCTACTCGCAACCTTTCTAATTGTTGGGTTAGTAACAATTAAGGCACATGGTGGAGACCATCACCATCATCACGACCATGACCACGACCATGATCACGACCACGATGATGGATTGGACATAGATGATGATTTGGATGATGTTGAAGGTGAGGAGTCAAAGCCGGAGACCAGCACCCCACCACCCGCTCCAAAG gttACATACAAAGCTCCAGTCCCCACTGGTGAGGTGTATTTTGCAGAATCATTTGATAAAGGCACAACAGAAGG ATGGATTCTCTCAAGAGCAAAGAAAGATGACACCGATGATGAGATTGCAAAATATGATG gcaaaTGGGAAGTTGCTGAGATGAAAGAAACTAGACTCCCTGGGGACAAAGGACTTGTGCTGATGTCACGAGCCAAACACCATGCTATTAGCAGCAAACTAAAAAAGCCATTCATCTTTGATAAGAAACCTTTGATTGTTCA gtatgaAGTGAACTTCCAGAGTGGAATAGAGTGTGGTGGAGCGTATGTAAAACTACTGTCGAAGACCTCTGATCAGAGCTTG GAGCAGTTCCATGATAAAACACCTTACACTATCATGTTTGGTCCTGACAAATGTGGAGAAGATTACAAACTGCACTTCATCTTCCGTCACAAAAACCCAAAGACTGGACAATATGAGGAGAAACACGCAAAGAGACCTGACACAGACCTGAAATCCTACTTCTCAGACAAGAGAACCCATCTGTACACACTAG ttCTGAATCCTGATAACAGCTTTGAAATCCTGGTTGACCAAACTGTGGTAAACAGTGGCAACCTGCTTAACGATGTGAACCCCCCTGTTAATCCACCCAATGAGATTGAGGACCCTGATGACAAGAAGCCTGAAGACTGGGATGAGAGGCCAAAAATAGCTGATCCTGATGCCGTCAAACCAGACGACTG ggACGAGGATGCTCCAGCAAAGATTCCAGATGAAAGTGCAGTAAAACCTGATGGTTGGCTGGATGATGAACCAGAGTACATTGCTGATCCTGATGCTGAAAAGCCTGAAGACTG GGATGAGGATATGGATGGGGAATGGGAAGCACCTCAAGTGGCAAACCCGAAATGTGAGTCTGCACCTGGCTGTGGGGCTTGGCAACGCCCTATGATTGACAACCCCAACtacaaaggaaaatggaaggCACCAATGATTGACAACCCCAGTTACCAG GGTATCTGGAAACCACGCAAGATCCCTAATCCAGATTTCTTTGAAGATCTTGAACCCTTTAAGATGACTCCATTTTTTGCCGTCGGTCTGGAACTGTGGTCTATGACATCTGATATCTTCTTTGACAACTtcattgtgtgcagtgacagaGCTGTTGCTGATGAGTGGGCAAATGCTGGCTGGGGCTTAAAGAAGGCTGCTGACGGAGCTGCTGAG CCAAGCGTAGTTGGTCAAATGATGGCTGCAGCTGAAGAGAGACCATGGCTTTGGATTGTCTACATCCTGACCGTGGCTTTGCCAGTATTTTTGGTCATTCTCTTCTGCTGCTCAGGCAAG AAGCCTGCAGATGCAAGACACAAAAAGACTGATTCCCCCCAGCCTGAtgtgaaggaggaggaagaagaggaagagaaggaaacCAACAAAGAAGCAGAGGAAGAAAACCTTGAGGAGCAGG ccGGTGAAGAAGGTCAGGGAGATGCTGAAAATGGAagccaggaagaggaggaggaggaggaggtagaagAGCAAAATCCCACACCTAAG GAGAAAGAAGATTTGAACAGATCTCCCAGAAATCGAAAACCGCGAAGAGATTAA
- the CANX gene encoding calnexin isoform X1, with protein sequence MDSKWLLLATFLIVGLVTIKAHGGDHHHHHDHDHDHDHDHDDGLDIDDDLDDVEGEESKPETSTPPPAPKVTYKAPVPTGEVYFAESFDKGTTEGWILSRAKKDDTDDEIAKYDGKWEVAEMKETRLPGDKGLVLMSRAKHHAISSKLKKPFIFDKKPLIVQYEVNFQSGIECGGAYVKLLSKTSDQSLEQFHDKTPYTIMFGPDKCGEDYKLHFIFRHKNPKTGQYEEKHAKRPDTDLKSYFSDKRTHLYTLVLNPDNSFEILVDQTVVNSGNLLNDVNPPVNPPNEIEDPDDKKPEDWDERPKIADPDAVKPDDWDEDAPAKIPDESAVKPDGWLDDEPEYIADPDAEKPEDWDEDMDGEWEAPQVANPKCESAPGCGAWQRPMIDNPNYKGKWKAPMIDNPSYQGIWKPRKIPNPDFFEDLEPFKMTPFFAVGLELWSMTSDIFFDNFIVCSDRAVADEWANAGWGLKKAADGAAEPSVVGQMMAAAEERPWLWIVYILTVALPVFLVILFCCSGKKKPADARHKKTDSPQPDVKEEEEEEEKETNKEAEEENLEEQAGEEGQGDAENGSQEEEEEEEVEEQNPTPKEKEDLNRSPRNRKPRRD encoded by the exons ATGGATTCAAAGTGGCTGCTACTCGCAACCTTTCTAATTGTTGGGTTAGTAACAATTAAGGCACATGGTGGAGACCATCACCATCATCACGACCATGACCACGACCATGATCACGACCACGATGATGGATTGGACATAGATGATGATTTGGATGATGTTGAAGGTGAGGAGTCAAAGCCGGAGACCAGCACCCCACCACCCGCTCCAAAG gttACATACAAAGCTCCAGTCCCCACTGGTGAGGTGTATTTTGCAGAATCATTTGATAAAGGCACAACAGAAGG ATGGATTCTCTCAAGAGCAAAGAAAGATGACACCGATGATGAGATTGCAAAATATGATG gcaaaTGGGAAGTTGCTGAGATGAAAGAAACTAGACTCCCTGGGGACAAAGGACTTGTGCTGATGTCACGAGCCAAACACCATGCTATTAGCAGCAAACTAAAAAAGCCATTCATCTTTGATAAGAAACCTTTGATTGTTCA gtatgaAGTGAACTTCCAGAGTGGAATAGAGTGTGGTGGAGCGTATGTAAAACTACTGTCGAAGACCTCTGATCAGAGCTTG GAGCAGTTCCATGATAAAACACCTTACACTATCATGTTTGGTCCTGACAAATGTGGAGAAGATTACAAACTGCACTTCATCTTCCGTCACAAAAACCCAAAGACTGGACAATATGAGGAGAAACACGCAAAGAGACCTGACACAGACCTGAAATCCTACTTCTCAGACAAGAGAACCCATCTGTACACACTAG ttCTGAATCCTGATAACAGCTTTGAAATCCTGGTTGACCAAACTGTGGTAAACAGTGGCAACCTGCTTAACGATGTGAACCCCCCTGTTAATCCACCCAATGAGATTGAGGACCCTGATGACAAGAAGCCTGAAGACTGGGATGAGAGGCCAAAAATAGCTGATCCTGATGCCGTCAAACCAGACGACTG ggACGAGGATGCTCCAGCAAAGATTCCAGATGAAAGTGCAGTAAAACCTGATGGTTGGCTGGATGATGAACCAGAGTACATTGCTGATCCTGATGCTGAAAAGCCTGAAGACTG GGATGAGGATATGGATGGGGAATGGGAAGCACCTCAAGTGGCAAACCCGAAATGTGAGTCTGCACCTGGCTGTGGGGCTTGGCAACGCCCTATGATTGACAACCCCAACtacaaaggaaaatggaaggCACCAATGATTGACAACCCCAGTTACCAG GGTATCTGGAAACCACGCAAGATCCCTAATCCAGATTTCTTTGAAGATCTTGAACCCTTTAAGATGACTCCATTTTTTGCCGTCGGTCTGGAACTGTGGTCTATGACATCTGATATCTTCTTTGACAACTtcattgtgtgcagtgacagaGCTGTTGCTGATGAGTGGGCAAATGCTGGCTGGGGCTTAAAGAAGGCTGCTGACGGAGCTGCTGAG CCAAGCGTAGTTGGTCAAATGATGGCTGCAGCTGAAGAGAGACCATGGCTTTGGATTGTCTACATCCTGACCGTGGCTTTGCCAGTATTTTTGGTCATTCTCTTCTGCTGCTCAGGCAAG AAGAAGCCTGCAGATGCAAGACACAAAAAGACTGATTCCCCCCAGCCTGAtgtgaaggaggaggaagaagaggaagagaaggaaacCAACAAAGAAGCAGAGGAAGAAAACCTTGAGGAGCAGG ccGGTGAAGAAGGTCAGGGAGATGCTGAAAATGGAagccaggaagaggaggaggaggaggaggtagaagAGCAAAATCCCACACCTAAG GAGAAAGAAGATTTGAACAGATCTCCCAGAAATCGAAAACCGCGAAGAGATTAA